A genomic stretch from Juglans microcarpa x Juglans regia isolate MS1-56 chromosome 3S, Jm3101_v1.0, whole genome shotgun sequence includes:
- the LOC121258470 gene encoding transcription factor TFIIIB component B'' isoform X2, which produces MDLDDPFCDDILETVKSKPKAGGKFQPKAKSSAKDGTSTSVPSAASENKLTTADGISAATSEIVCINQKSKDNESSFSDNKSSFSDNKSLESVKASSQPVMGEDIGSKDALHPEVATSESHIGWHSCMGMLSAEIDSMEFELEPFGGILSEADTTNGNDGREGSLSHSKMPTFLDFNNKDSVEHFGIRACNSVDSSALGACDAAEPQTCPDAHINRDTLTCREAGVSNNGVDIQINNGMSETKEAGAFSGMEDLDFMSQANIPFGLHSGKFRPKPKMKTRKDKPSTDISHPEVESVMHSQAPELVPSDTGYANVDSVPAFPADDLQDNSMRFDDFITLDTTSEISMNEDSINLAKISYSDCPVPRDILHSEDVPEILTELDSNCRRGEASTSSDLLQKGKRSATADEENNDDKSLRNLNNDGKSLRKLRKKVSFQLIDEPDGEANENGSFSSEPPTDSNIGEVEDGDDDDEYRVESDDEFRVESMSQKKRAPRKSKKSGVENGKPVQKRKRANEAADQLSKEPPKKFSHSTRRNRRCVDKVLLETPEDEIDPQRLPIKDLILLAEYKERLASKEAETSKTPLTNLRSYNSFPEESSYNGEAAFVSEQGRGSDDDQPSYEVPTNPFINYQSFMDKTPSTRWSKQDTELFYEAVRQFGTDFAMIQQLFPGRTRHQVKLKFKKEERQYPLRLSEALTSRAKDHSHFQLVIERLQQASQAEDAYVDDVVGRTGKEEEIVELTTQAKEEVAKPEQDGEVVVEDQEADLGEVHSPAKSDAGDDNLYDWSQYKSDY; this is translated from the exons ATGGATTTGGACGACCCATTTTGTGATGATATTCTGGAGACAGTTAAAAGTAAAC ccaAGGCTGGTGGCAAGTTTCAACCAAAGGCTAAATCCAGTGCAAAAGATGGGACTTCTACATCAGTCCCATCAGCTGCTTCAG aaaataaattgacaaCTGCGGATGGAATTTCTGCAGCTACCTCAGAGATTGTATGCATTAACCAGAAATCAAAAGACAATGAAAGCTCTTTTTCTGACAACAAAAGCTCTTTTTCTGACAACAAAAGCTTGGAATCAGTCAAGGCCTCATCCCAACCTGTGATGGGAGAGGATATTGGCTCTAAAGATGCTCTGCATCCAGAGGTTGCAACATCTGAGAGCCACATTGGTTGGCATTCCTGCATGGGAATGTTGTCAGCAGAG ATAGACTCCATGGAGTTTGAATTGGAGCCCTTTGGAGGTATTCTTTCTGAGGCTGACACAACAAATGGTAATGATGGTCGGGAAGGTTCCCTTTCTCATTCAAAAATGCCTACTTTTCTTGATTTCAACAATAAGGATTCAGTGGAGCATTTTGGTATTCGGGCTTGTAATTCTGTTGACTCCTCAGCACTTGGGGCATGTGATGCTGCAGAGCCTCAAACTTGTCCTGATGCACATATAAACCGAGATACACTTACTTGTAGGGAAGCTGGTGTTTCTAACAATGGTGTAGATATTCAGATTAATAATGGAATGTCGGAAACAAAG GAAGCTGGGGCCTTTTCTGGCATGGAAGATCTAGATTTTATGTCTCAGGCCAATATTCCATTTG GACTGCATTCTGGCAAGTTTCGACCCAAGCCCAAgatgaaaacaagaaaagacAAACCTAGTACTGACATCTCTCACCCAGAAGTTGAGTCTGTTATGCATTCACAAGCTCCCGAGTTGGTTCCTTCTGACACTGGATACGCAAATGTGGACTCAGTTCCTGCCTTCCCAGCTGACGATTTACAAGATAACTCCATGAGGTTTGATGATTTTATTACATTGGACACAACCTCTGAAATTTCAATGAACGAAGATTCAATAAATCTTGCCAAAATTTCTTACTCCGATTGCCCTGTTCCGAGGGATATTCTGCATTCAGAGGATGTTCCTGAAATTCTAACGGAACTG GATTCTAACTGTAGAAGAGGAGAAGCTTCTACATCATCGGATCTTCTTCAAAAAGGCAAAAGATCTGCTACAGCTGATGAAGAGAACAATGATGACAAATCGTTGAGAAATCTAAACAATGATGGCAAATCATTGAGAAAGCTAAGGAAAAAAGTATCTTTTCAACTTATCGATGAGCCAGATGGTGAGGCTAATGAAAATGGGAGCTTCTCTAGTGAACCTCCCACTGATTCTAATATAGGTGAAGTTGAGGACGGTGATGATGACGATGAATATAGAGTGGAAAGTGATGATGAATTTAGAGTGGAAAGTATGTCCCAGAAGAAAAGGGCtccaagaaagtcaaagaaATCTGGGGTTGAAAATGGTAAACCTGTACAAAAGCGCAAAAGGGCCAATGAAGCTGCCGACCAGTTGAGCAAAGAACCTCccaaaaaattttctcattcaaCTCGTCGAAACAGGAGATGTG TGGATAAGGTTTTACTTGAAACACCAGAGGATGAAATTGACCCTCAAAGGTTGCCTATCAAGGATCTCATTTTGCTTGCTGAGTACAAGGAGCGACTAGCG AGCAAAGAAGCAGAAACGTCAAAAACACCCTTGACCAATTTAAG GTCTTACAATTCCTTTCCCGAGGAATCATCTTACAATGGAGAGGCTGCTTTTGTTTCAGAACAAGGCAGAGGTTCTGATGATGATCAACCAAGTTATGAGGTTCCAACTAACCCTTTCATTAATTACCAGTCTTTCATGGACAAAACTCCCAGTACAAGATGGTCAAAACAAGACACAGAACTGTTCTATGAG GCTGTTCGGCAGTTCGGGACAGATTTTGCTATGATACAACAACTTTTTCCTGGTCGAACTCGTCATCAAGTCAAGTTGAAATTTAAGAAGGAAGAGCGTCAATATCCATTACGGCTTTCTGAAGCCCTAACCAGTCGTGCTAAAG ATCATTCCCATTTCCAGTTGGTGATCGAGCGGTTGCAACAAGCTTCTCAGGCAGAAGATGCTTATGTAGATGACGTGGTTGGAAGGACAGGCAAGGAGGAGGAGATAGTGGAATTGACTACTCAAGCGAAG GAGGAAGTGGCAAAACCTGAGCAGGATGGAGAAGTAGTTGTTGAAGATCAGGAAGCAGATTTGGGTGAAGTTCATAGTCCTGCGAAATCTGATG
- the LOC121258470 gene encoding transcription factor TFIIIB component B'' isoform X3: protein MGEDIGSKDALHPEVATSESHIGWHSCMGMLSAEIDSMEFELEPFGGILSEADTTNGNDGREGSLSHSKMPTFLDFNNKDSVEHFGIRACNSVDSSALGACDAAEPQTCPDAHINRDTLTCREAGVSNNGVDIQINNGMSETKFQEAGAFSGMEDLDFMSQANIPFGLHSGKFRPKPKMKTRKDKPSTDISHPEVESVMHSQAPELVPSDTGYANVDSVPAFPADDLQDNSMRFDDFITLDTTSEISMNEDSINLAKISYSDCPVPRDILHSEDVPEILTELDSNCRRGEASTSSDLLQKGKRSATADEENNDDKSLRNLNNDGKSLRKLRKKVSFQLIDEPDGEANENGSFSSEPPTDSNIGEVEDGDDDDEYRVESDDEFRVESMSQKKRAPRKSKKSGVENGKPVQKRKRANEAADQLSKEPPKKFSHSTRRNRRCVDKVLLETPEDEIDPQRLPIKDLILLAEYKERLASKEAETSKTPLTNLRSYNSFPEESSYNGEAAFVSEQGRGSDDDQPSYEVPTNPFINYQSFMDKTPSTRWSKQDTELFYEAVRQFGTDFAMIQQLFPGRTRHQVKLKFKKEERQYPLRLSEALTSRAKDHSHFQLVIERLQQASQAEDAYVDDVVGRTGKEEEIVELTTQAKEEVAKPEQDGEVVVEDQEADLGEVHSPAKSDAGDDNLYDWSQYKSDY, encoded by the exons ATGGGAGAGGATATTGGCTCTAAAGATGCTCTGCATCCAGAGGTTGCAACATCTGAGAGCCACATTGGTTGGCATTCCTGCATGGGAATGTTGTCAGCAGAG ATAGACTCCATGGAGTTTGAATTGGAGCCCTTTGGAGGTATTCTTTCTGAGGCTGACACAACAAATGGTAATGATGGTCGGGAAGGTTCCCTTTCTCATTCAAAAATGCCTACTTTTCTTGATTTCAACAATAAGGATTCAGTGGAGCATTTTGGTATTCGGGCTTGTAATTCTGTTGACTCCTCAGCACTTGGGGCATGTGATGCTGCAGAGCCTCAAACTTGTCCTGATGCACATATAAACCGAGATACACTTACTTGTAGGGAAGCTGGTGTTTCTAACAATGGTGTAGATATTCAGATTAATAATGGAATGTCGGAAACAAAG TTTCAGGAAGCTGGGGCCTTTTCTGGCATGGAAGATCTAGATTTTATGTCTCAGGCCAATATTCCATTTG GACTGCATTCTGGCAAGTTTCGACCCAAGCCCAAgatgaaaacaagaaaagacAAACCTAGTACTGACATCTCTCACCCAGAAGTTGAGTCTGTTATGCATTCACAAGCTCCCGAGTTGGTTCCTTCTGACACTGGATACGCAAATGTGGACTCAGTTCCTGCCTTCCCAGCTGACGATTTACAAGATAACTCCATGAGGTTTGATGATTTTATTACATTGGACACAACCTCTGAAATTTCAATGAACGAAGATTCAATAAATCTTGCCAAAATTTCTTACTCCGATTGCCCTGTTCCGAGGGATATTCTGCATTCAGAGGATGTTCCTGAAATTCTAACGGAACTG GATTCTAACTGTAGAAGAGGAGAAGCTTCTACATCATCGGATCTTCTTCAAAAAGGCAAAAGATCTGCTACAGCTGATGAAGAGAACAATGATGACAAATCGTTGAGAAATCTAAACAATGATGGCAAATCATTGAGAAAGCTAAGGAAAAAAGTATCTTTTCAACTTATCGATGAGCCAGATGGTGAGGCTAATGAAAATGGGAGCTTCTCTAGTGAACCTCCCACTGATTCTAATATAGGTGAAGTTGAGGACGGTGATGATGACGATGAATATAGAGTGGAAAGTGATGATGAATTTAGAGTGGAAAGTATGTCCCAGAAGAAAAGGGCtccaagaaagtcaaagaaATCTGGGGTTGAAAATGGTAAACCTGTACAAAAGCGCAAAAGGGCCAATGAAGCTGCCGACCAGTTGAGCAAAGAACCTCccaaaaaattttctcattcaaCTCGTCGAAACAGGAGATGTG TGGATAAGGTTTTACTTGAAACACCAGAGGATGAAATTGACCCTCAAAGGTTGCCTATCAAGGATCTCATTTTGCTTGCTGAGTACAAGGAGCGACTAGCG AGCAAAGAAGCAGAAACGTCAAAAACACCCTTGACCAATTTAAG GTCTTACAATTCCTTTCCCGAGGAATCATCTTACAATGGAGAGGCTGCTTTTGTTTCAGAACAAGGCAGAGGTTCTGATGATGATCAACCAAGTTATGAGGTTCCAACTAACCCTTTCATTAATTACCAGTCTTTCATGGACAAAACTCCCAGTACAAGATGGTCAAAACAAGACACAGAACTGTTCTATGAG GCTGTTCGGCAGTTCGGGACAGATTTTGCTATGATACAACAACTTTTTCCTGGTCGAACTCGTCATCAAGTCAAGTTGAAATTTAAGAAGGAAGAGCGTCAATATCCATTACGGCTTTCTGAAGCCCTAACCAGTCGTGCTAAAG ATCATTCCCATTTCCAGTTGGTGATCGAGCGGTTGCAACAAGCTTCTCAGGCAGAAGATGCTTATGTAGATGACGTGGTTGGAAGGACAGGCAAGGAGGAGGAGATAGTGGAATTGACTACTCAAGCGAAG GAGGAAGTGGCAAAACCTGAGCAGGATGGAGAAGTAGTTGTTGAAGATCAGGAAGCAGATTTGGGTGAAGTTCATAGTCCTGCGAAATCTGATG
- the LOC121258470 gene encoding transcription factor TFIIIB component B'' isoform X4, translated as MEFELEPFGGILSEADTTNGNDGREGSLSHSKMPTFLDFNNKDSVEHFGIRACNSVDSSALGACDAAEPQTCPDAHINRDTLTCREAGVSNNGVDIQINNGMSETKFQEAGAFSGMEDLDFMSQANIPFGLHSGKFRPKPKMKTRKDKPSTDISHPEVESVMHSQAPELVPSDTGYANVDSVPAFPADDLQDNSMRFDDFITLDTTSEISMNEDSINLAKISYSDCPVPRDILHSEDVPEILTELDSNCRRGEASTSSDLLQKGKRSATADEENNDDKSLRNLNNDGKSLRKLRKKVSFQLIDEPDGEANENGSFSSEPPTDSNIGEVEDGDDDDEYRVESDDEFRVESMSQKKRAPRKSKKSGVENGKPVQKRKRANEAADQLSKEPPKKFSHSTRRNRRCVDKVLLETPEDEIDPQRLPIKDLILLAEYKERLASKEAETSKTPLTNLRSYNSFPEESSYNGEAAFVSEQGRGSDDDQPSYEVPTNPFINYQSFMDKTPSTRWSKQDTELFYEAVRQFGTDFAMIQQLFPGRTRHQVKLKFKKEERQYPLRLSEALTSRAKDHSHFQLVIERLQQASQAEDAYVDDVVGRTGKEEEIVELTTQAKEEVAKPEQDGEVVVEDQEADLGEVHSPAKSDAGDDNLYDWSQYKSDY; from the exons ATGGAGTTTGAATTGGAGCCCTTTGGAGGTATTCTTTCTGAGGCTGACACAACAAATGGTAATGATGGTCGGGAAGGTTCCCTTTCTCATTCAAAAATGCCTACTTTTCTTGATTTCAACAATAAGGATTCAGTGGAGCATTTTGGTATTCGGGCTTGTAATTCTGTTGACTCCTCAGCACTTGGGGCATGTGATGCTGCAGAGCCTCAAACTTGTCCTGATGCACATATAAACCGAGATACACTTACTTGTAGGGAAGCTGGTGTTTCTAACAATGGTGTAGATATTCAGATTAATAATGGAATGTCGGAAACAAAG TTTCAGGAAGCTGGGGCCTTTTCTGGCATGGAAGATCTAGATTTTATGTCTCAGGCCAATATTCCATTTG GACTGCATTCTGGCAAGTTTCGACCCAAGCCCAAgatgaaaacaagaaaagacAAACCTAGTACTGACATCTCTCACCCAGAAGTTGAGTCTGTTATGCATTCACAAGCTCCCGAGTTGGTTCCTTCTGACACTGGATACGCAAATGTGGACTCAGTTCCTGCCTTCCCAGCTGACGATTTACAAGATAACTCCATGAGGTTTGATGATTTTATTACATTGGACACAACCTCTGAAATTTCAATGAACGAAGATTCAATAAATCTTGCCAAAATTTCTTACTCCGATTGCCCTGTTCCGAGGGATATTCTGCATTCAGAGGATGTTCCTGAAATTCTAACGGAACTG GATTCTAACTGTAGAAGAGGAGAAGCTTCTACATCATCGGATCTTCTTCAAAAAGGCAAAAGATCTGCTACAGCTGATGAAGAGAACAATGATGACAAATCGTTGAGAAATCTAAACAATGATGGCAAATCATTGAGAAAGCTAAGGAAAAAAGTATCTTTTCAACTTATCGATGAGCCAGATGGTGAGGCTAATGAAAATGGGAGCTTCTCTAGTGAACCTCCCACTGATTCTAATATAGGTGAAGTTGAGGACGGTGATGATGACGATGAATATAGAGTGGAAAGTGATGATGAATTTAGAGTGGAAAGTATGTCCCAGAAGAAAAGGGCtccaagaaagtcaaagaaATCTGGGGTTGAAAATGGTAAACCTGTACAAAAGCGCAAAAGGGCCAATGAAGCTGCCGACCAGTTGAGCAAAGAACCTCccaaaaaattttctcattcaaCTCGTCGAAACAGGAGATGTG TGGATAAGGTTTTACTTGAAACACCAGAGGATGAAATTGACCCTCAAAGGTTGCCTATCAAGGATCTCATTTTGCTTGCTGAGTACAAGGAGCGACTAGCG AGCAAAGAAGCAGAAACGTCAAAAACACCCTTGACCAATTTAAG GTCTTACAATTCCTTTCCCGAGGAATCATCTTACAATGGAGAGGCTGCTTTTGTTTCAGAACAAGGCAGAGGTTCTGATGATGATCAACCAAGTTATGAGGTTCCAACTAACCCTTTCATTAATTACCAGTCTTTCATGGACAAAACTCCCAGTACAAGATGGTCAAAACAAGACACAGAACTGTTCTATGAG GCTGTTCGGCAGTTCGGGACAGATTTTGCTATGATACAACAACTTTTTCCTGGTCGAACTCGTCATCAAGTCAAGTTGAAATTTAAGAAGGAAGAGCGTCAATATCCATTACGGCTTTCTGAAGCCCTAACCAGTCGTGCTAAAG ATCATTCCCATTTCCAGTTGGTGATCGAGCGGTTGCAACAAGCTTCTCAGGCAGAAGATGCTTATGTAGATGACGTGGTTGGAAGGACAGGCAAGGAGGAGGAGATAGTGGAATTGACTACTCAAGCGAAG GAGGAAGTGGCAAAACCTGAGCAGGATGGAGAAGTAGTTGTTGAAGATCAGGAAGCAGATTTGGGTGAAGTTCATAGTCCTGCGAAATCTGATG
- the LOC121258470 gene encoding transcription factor TFIIIB component B'' isoform X1, translated as MDLDDPFCDDILETVKSKPKAGGKFQPKAKSSAKDGTSTSVPSAASENKLTTADGISAATSEIVCINQKSKDNESSFSDNKSSFSDNKSLESVKASSQPVMGEDIGSKDALHPEVATSESHIGWHSCMGMLSAEIDSMEFELEPFGGILSEADTTNGNDGREGSLSHSKMPTFLDFNNKDSVEHFGIRACNSVDSSALGACDAAEPQTCPDAHINRDTLTCREAGVSNNGVDIQINNGMSETKFQEAGAFSGMEDLDFMSQANIPFGLHSGKFRPKPKMKTRKDKPSTDISHPEVESVMHSQAPELVPSDTGYANVDSVPAFPADDLQDNSMRFDDFITLDTTSEISMNEDSINLAKISYSDCPVPRDILHSEDVPEILTELDSNCRRGEASTSSDLLQKGKRSATADEENNDDKSLRNLNNDGKSLRKLRKKVSFQLIDEPDGEANENGSFSSEPPTDSNIGEVEDGDDDDEYRVESDDEFRVESMSQKKRAPRKSKKSGVENGKPVQKRKRANEAADQLSKEPPKKFSHSTRRNRRCVDKVLLETPEDEIDPQRLPIKDLILLAEYKERLASKEAETSKTPLTNLRSYNSFPEESSYNGEAAFVSEQGRGSDDDQPSYEVPTNPFINYQSFMDKTPSTRWSKQDTELFYEAVRQFGTDFAMIQQLFPGRTRHQVKLKFKKEERQYPLRLSEALTSRAKDHSHFQLVIERLQQASQAEDAYVDDVVGRTGKEEEIVELTTQAKEEVAKPEQDGEVVVEDQEADLGEVHSPAKSDAGDDNLYDWSQYKSDY; from the exons ATGGATTTGGACGACCCATTTTGTGATGATATTCTGGAGACAGTTAAAAGTAAAC ccaAGGCTGGTGGCAAGTTTCAACCAAAGGCTAAATCCAGTGCAAAAGATGGGACTTCTACATCAGTCCCATCAGCTGCTTCAG aaaataaattgacaaCTGCGGATGGAATTTCTGCAGCTACCTCAGAGATTGTATGCATTAACCAGAAATCAAAAGACAATGAAAGCTCTTTTTCTGACAACAAAAGCTCTTTTTCTGACAACAAAAGCTTGGAATCAGTCAAGGCCTCATCCCAACCTGTGATGGGAGAGGATATTGGCTCTAAAGATGCTCTGCATCCAGAGGTTGCAACATCTGAGAGCCACATTGGTTGGCATTCCTGCATGGGAATGTTGTCAGCAGAG ATAGACTCCATGGAGTTTGAATTGGAGCCCTTTGGAGGTATTCTTTCTGAGGCTGACACAACAAATGGTAATGATGGTCGGGAAGGTTCCCTTTCTCATTCAAAAATGCCTACTTTTCTTGATTTCAACAATAAGGATTCAGTGGAGCATTTTGGTATTCGGGCTTGTAATTCTGTTGACTCCTCAGCACTTGGGGCATGTGATGCTGCAGAGCCTCAAACTTGTCCTGATGCACATATAAACCGAGATACACTTACTTGTAGGGAAGCTGGTGTTTCTAACAATGGTGTAGATATTCAGATTAATAATGGAATGTCGGAAACAAAG TTTCAGGAAGCTGGGGCCTTTTCTGGCATGGAAGATCTAGATTTTATGTCTCAGGCCAATATTCCATTTG GACTGCATTCTGGCAAGTTTCGACCCAAGCCCAAgatgaaaacaagaaaagacAAACCTAGTACTGACATCTCTCACCCAGAAGTTGAGTCTGTTATGCATTCACAAGCTCCCGAGTTGGTTCCTTCTGACACTGGATACGCAAATGTGGACTCAGTTCCTGCCTTCCCAGCTGACGATTTACAAGATAACTCCATGAGGTTTGATGATTTTATTACATTGGACACAACCTCTGAAATTTCAATGAACGAAGATTCAATAAATCTTGCCAAAATTTCTTACTCCGATTGCCCTGTTCCGAGGGATATTCTGCATTCAGAGGATGTTCCTGAAATTCTAACGGAACTG GATTCTAACTGTAGAAGAGGAGAAGCTTCTACATCATCGGATCTTCTTCAAAAAGGCAAAAGATCTGCTACAGCTGATGAAGAGAACAATGATGACAAATCGTTGAGAAATCTAAACAATGATGGCAAATCATTGAGAAAGCTAAGGAAAAAAGTATCTTTTCAACTTATCGATGAGCCAGATGGTGAGGCTAATGAAAATGGGAGCTTCTCTAGTGAACCTCCCACTGATTCTAATATAGGTGAAGTTGAGGACGGTGATGATGACGATGAATATAGAGTGGAAAGTGATGATGAATTTAGAGTGGAAAGTATGTCCCAGAAGAAAAGGGCtccaagaaagtcaaagaaATCTGGGGTTGAAAATGGTAAACCTGTACAAAAGCGCAAAAGGGCCAATGAAGCTGCCGACCAGTTGAGCAAAGAACCTCccaaaaaattttctcattcaaCTCGTCGAAACAGGAGATGTG TGGATAAGGTTTTACTTGAAACACCAGAGGATGAAATTGACCCTCAAAGGTTGCCTATCAAGGATCTCATTTTGCTTGCTGAGTACAAGGAGCGACTAGCG AGCAAAGAAGCAGAAACGTCAAAAACACCCTTGACCAATTTAAG GTCTTACAATTCCTTTCCCGAGGAATCATCTTACAATGGAGAGGCTGCTTTTGTTTCAGAACAAGGCAGAGGTTCTGATGATGATCAACCAAGTTATGAGGTTCCAACTAACCCTTTCATTAATTACCAGTCTTTCATGGACAAAACTCCCAGTACAAGATGGTCAAAACAAGACACAGAACTGTTCTATGAG GCTGTTCGGCAGTTCGGGACAGATTTTGCTATGATACAACAACTTTTTCCTGGTCGAACTCGTCATCAAGTCAAGTTGAAATTTAAGAAGGAAGAGCGTCAATATCCATTACGGCTTTCTGAAGCCCTAACCAGTCGTGCTAAAG ATCATTCCCATTTCCAGTTGGTGATCGAGCGGTTGCAACAAGCTTCTCAGGCAGAAGATGCTTATGTAGATGACGTGGTTGGAAGGACAGGCAAGGAGGAGGAGATAGTGGAATTGACTACTCAAGCGAAG GAGGAAGTGGCAAAACCTGAGCAGGATGGAGAAGTAGTTGTTGAAGATCAGGAAGCAGATTTGGGTGAAGTTCATAGTCCTGCGAAATCTGATG